A DNA window from Candidatus Bodocaedibacter vickermanii contains the following coding sequences:
- the rpmI gene encoding 50S ribosomal protein L35: MPKLKTKSGAKKRFKVTATGKILFGKAGRRHGMSKRPQSMLRDSRGMHVMNASDVARVKRHMLPYA, encoded by the coding sequence ATGCCCAAGTTAAAAACTAAAAGTGGTGCCAAAAAGCGCTTCAAAGTGACTGCTACCGGCAAAATTTTGTTTGGTAAGGCAGGTCGTCGCCATGGGATGAGCAAACGCCCTCAATCAATGTTACGGGACTCTCGCGGTATGCATGTAATGAATGCATCCGATGTGGCTCGTGTTAAACGTCATATGTTACCGTACGCATAA
- a CDS encoding AAA family ATPase: MLSKNLESSLRRAVDYALSLGHEHTTLEHLLYSLTEDPDVEGVFKSVSVNTPQMREALWEFITAELAYLKVKDLEESSPTISFQRVLHRAILQTQTIGGKTVDSRYVLAGLFDEKESHAAFFLKIHNLNRIDIIQYMNNNPVSLRKTNKKNTDESAAIQQLTKLSSLDSKLQLPNFTASPVETQVPNSVETSDKKHLKQFCINLNERAVNGKIDPVIGRTIEIERVIEILSRRSKNNPILVGEAGVGKTAVAEGLAIQIVEKKIPSLLNATIYSLDLGLLLAGTRYRGDFEERLKNVVSDIVATPGAILFIDEIHNIVGAGSTQGGGMDASNLLKPALARGEIRCIGATTHKEFRQFFEKDRALTRRFQKVDIDETSPEDTLQILKQLKKIYETYHSVHYSDEVLSLVVDLSVRYIHNRALPDKAIDVLDESGAHHHLYNESSKNITLREIEETVAKIARMPRLSVTSDERKTILNLRKKLKTSIFGQEKAIDAVVDAIQISRAGLRNPEKPTGAFLFAGPTGVGKTELARQVSSQLGLKLLRFDMSEYMEKHSIAKLIGTPPGYVGYDQGGLLTDAIDKHPHAVLLLDEIEKAHPDLFAILLQMMDYGKVTDNNGREVDCRHLIIILTTNAGAMELSKSPIGFGKANNSDASETADITRLFTPEFRNRLDGIVTFHRLAEKDIIHVFDKFFEQTITLLKEKQIDVTVSSTAKKWFIEHGYSETMGARPMERLIQEKIKLPLSKEILFGKSSKKGKRLLIDIKNAEIVILSSEKEMV; this comes from the coding sequence ATGTTATCAAAAAATCTTGAAAGCAGCCTAAGGCGCGCAGTTGATTATGCTTTAAGTTTAGGGCACGAGCATACAACGTTGGAACATTTATTATATTCATTAACAGAAGATCCAGATGTAGAAGGAGTCTTTAAAAGCGTTTCGGTAAATACACCACAAATGCGTGAAGCTTTATGGGAGTTTATTACAGCAGAGCTTGCGTATTTAAAAGTCAAAGACTTAGAAGAATCATCTCCAACGATTTCATTTCAACGCGTCCTGCATCGCGCTATTTTACAAACACAAACAATCGGTGGCAAAACCGTAGACAGTCGATACGTATTAGCCGGACTGTTTGATGAGAAAGAATCTCACGCGGCATTCTTTCTAAAAATTCACAATTTGAATCGTATTGATATTATTCAGTATATGAACAATAATCCGGTATCTTTACGAAAAACCAACAAGAAAAATACGGATGAATCTGCCGCAATACAACAGTTAACAAAACTCTCCTCCTTAGATTCAAAATTGCAATTACCGAACTTTACAGCATCACCTGTGGAAACGCAGGTGCCAAACTCTGTGGAAACCAGTGATAAAAAACATTTAAAACAATTTTGTATCAATTTAAATGAACGTGCAGTTAACGGCAAAATTGACCCCGTGATTGGTCGCACTATCGAAATTGAGCGCGTCATTGAAATTTTAAGCCGGCGATCTAAAAACAATCCTATTTTAGTGGGAGAAGCCGGCGTTGGTAAAACAGCCGTTGCTGAAGGTTTAGCCATACAAATTGTTGAGAAAAAAATCCCGTCTCTCCTTAATGCGACAATATATTCCTTAGATTTAGGGTTGTTATTAGCGGGCACTCGATATCGTGGAGACTTCGAAGAACGCCTAAAAAACGTTGTGTCAGATATCGTAGCCACCCCTGGTGCGATATTATTTATTGATGAAATTCACAACATTGTTGGTGCTGGATCAACTCAGGGTGGCGGAATGGATGCCTCCAACTTATTAAAACCAGCCCTTGCCCGCGGTGAAATCCGCTGCATAGGGGCAACTACTCACAAAGAATTCAGACAGTTTTTTGAAAAAGATCGTGCGTTAACACGTCGCTTTCAAAAGGTGGATATCGATGAAACTTCACCAGAAGACACCCTACAAATTTTAAAACAGTTGAAAAAAATCTATGAAACTTACCATTCAGTGCATTATTCAGATGAGGTTCTAAGCTTGGTCGTGGATTTGTCTGTACGATACATCCATAATCGTGCACTTCCTGATAAGGCCATTGATGTACTAGATGAATCGGGAGCCCACCATCACTTATACAATGAATCATCTAAAAACATTACCCTACGTGAAATAGAAGAAACCGTTGCAAAAATCGCCCGCATGCCACGATTAAGCGTCACCAGCGATGAACGAAAAACAATTCTTAATCTTCGCAAAAAATTAAAGACCAGCATCTTTGGTCAAGAAAAAGCCATTGATGCCGTTGTTGATGCCATTCAAATTTCACGCGCAGGTTTACGCAATCCTGAAAAACCAACGGGTGCCTTTTTATTCGCTGGTCCAACAGGCGTTGGTAAAACAGAACTTGCACGGCAAGTTTCATCTCAATTAGGATTAAAGCTATTGCGTTTTGACATGTCAGAATATATGGAAAAACATAGCATTGCAAAACTCATCGGAACACCCCCAGGCTATGTGGGATACGATCAAGGTGGATTGTTAACCGATGCCATTGATAAACACCCTCATGCCGTATTACTTTTAGATGAAATTGAAAAAGCACATCCCGATTTGTTTGCGATATTATTGCAAATGATGGACTATGGCAAAGTCACTGATAACAATGGTCGAGAAGTTGATTGCAGGCATTTGATAATCATTTTAACCACAAATGCGGGAGCAATGGAACTTTCAAAATCACCCATTGGTTTTGGAAAAGCAAACAACTCTGACGCTTCAGAAACTGCTGATATCACCCGATTATTTACACCAGAATTTCGTAATCGCTTAGATGGGATTGTTACATTTCATCGATTAGCCGAAAAAGATATCATTCATGTATTTGATAAATTCTTTGAACAAACAATAACGTTGTTAAAGGAAAAACAGATTGATGTCACCGTTTCTTCAACGGCTAAAAAGTGGTTCATAGAACATGGATATTCAGAAACAATGGGCGCTCGCCCCATGGAACGTCTGATCCAAGAAAAAATCAAACTTCCCTTGTCTAAAGAAATCTTATTTGGCAAGTCATCAAAAAAAGGGAAAAGACTGCTTATTGATATAAAAAATGCAGAGATCGTCATCCTCTCGTCTGAAAAAGAAATGGTCTAA
- the topA gene encoding type I DNA topoisomerase gives MTKLVIVESPAKAKTINTYLGKDYHVIASYGHIRDLPTKQGSVLPEQHFEMVWELNDRGKKQLKEIVSQLKSCDELLLATDPDREGEAISWHVTEELQRQKALKGKPVRRVVFNEITKSAIQKAIDNPRDVDKNLVSAYLARRALDYLMGFTLSPVLWRKLPGSRSAGRVQSVALRLISDREGEIEAFKAQEYWKILGSFFAKKDIETQLIEYKSKKLDRLDIANEAQATSIVTSLNGAEFRVQSIQTKQTKRNPFAPFITSTLQQDASRKFGFSASKTMQLAQQLYEGIDIDGKTVALITYMRTDSTNLSNDALTSIRDYVKDNFDKNYLPDQARQYKTKSKNAQEAHEAIRPVDPKISPKSIEAKVQRDLWRLYDLIWKRAVSSQMSSADIDQTRIDIEDTNKLSVFRATGSVITFDGFMALYNESSDDEDEEKSKLLPALQEGQAVECKAITPEQHFTLPPARYTEASLIKKLEELGIGRPSTYANIIKVLQDRSYVRLDKKRFFCEDRGRIVTAFLHNFFERYVEYDFTAQMETQLDDIADGNQKWDIILKTFWEKLQENVTATNALRITEVIDALNLDLATYLFPAVDGQADPRKCPECKDGILSLKLGKFGSFIGCSNYPTCNHTRKLSSNDTGSTEEGSDNAPSKLTESFEPKEIGQHPETHLPVFLKKGPYGFYIEMVDPEAPPIVVGKKKTKAKPKRASIPKTVAIDSVDLNMAVELLSLPRELGNHPETGWPITVNKGRFGPYIQYNDAFTSLPDSLSVYTVTLNEAVDILAKPKEKKTKKPAK, from the coding sequence ATGACAAAGTTGGTTATTGTCGAATCACCTGCAAAGGCTAAAACTATTAACACCTATCTTGGCAAAGACTATCACGTCATCGCAAGTTATGGTCATATTCGTGATTTGCCTACAAAGCAAGGATCAGTTCTCCCCGAACAACACTTTGAAATGGTTTGGGAATTAAATGATCGCGGTAAAAAACAGTTAAAAGAAATTGTTAGCCAATTAAAATCGTGCGATGAACTGTTATTAGCAACAGATCCGGATCGCGAAGGAGAGGCCATTTCATGGCATGTAACAGAAGAGTTACAGCGACAAAAAGCGCTTAAAGGAAAACCCGTTCGAAGGGTTGTTTTTAACGAAATCACAAAATCTGCGATTCAAAAAGCTATTGATAACCCGCGGGATGTTGACAAGAACTTAGTCTCAGCCTATTTGGCCAGACGAGCTTTAGATTACTTGATGGGGTTTACGCTATCTCCCGTACTGTGGCGAAAATTACCTGGCAGCAGGTCTGCAGGCAGAGTACAATCCGTTGCTCTACGATTAATTTCAGATCGTGAAGGTGAAATAGAAGCCTTTAAAGCTCAAGAATATTGGAAAATTTTAGGAAGCTTCTTTGCAAAAAAAGATATTGAAACTCAATTAATCGAATACAAAAGTAAAAAGTTAGATCGATTGGATATTGCAAACGAAGCGCAAGCAACCTCTATTGTCACATCATTGAATGGTGCAGAATTTCGGGTACAATCAATTCAGACAAAGCAAACGAAGCGCAACCCTTTTGCACCCTTTATTACCTCAACGTTACAGCAGGATGCATCTCGTAAATTTGGATTCAGTGCATCAAAGACGATGCAACTGGCTCAACAATTGTATGAAGGAATCGACATTGATGGAAAAACAGTCGCCTTAATTACGTACATGCGTACAGACAGCACGAATTTATCTAACGATGCGTTAACCTCGATTCGTGATTATGTTAAAGACAACTTTGATAAAAACTACTTACCTGATCAAGCACGTCAATACAAAACAAAATCTAAGAATGCTCAAGAAGCACACGAGGCCATTCGCCCTGTGGATCCAAAGATCTCTCCAAAATCAATCGAAGCAAAAGTACAACGCGATTTATGGAGACTGTATGATTTAATCTGGAAACGCGCCGTTTCATCACAGATGAGCTCTGCAGACATTGATCAAACACGCATTGACATCGAAGACACCAACAAGCTTTCTGTATTTAGAGCCACTGGCAGCGTCATAACCTTTGATGGGTTTATGGCGTTATACAACGAATCTTCTGACGATGAAGATGAAGAAAAAAGCAAGCTTTTACCCGCACTACAAGAAGGTCAAGCGGTTGAGTGTAAAGCAATAACACCAGAACAACACTTTACGCTTCCACCAGCGCGGTATACCGAGGCTAGCTTAATCAAAAAATTAGAAGAACTCGGTATCGGTCGCCCCTCGACCTATGCAAACATTATTAAGGTTCTGCAAGATCGCAGTTATGTGCGGTTAGATAAAAAACGATTTTTTTGTGAAGATCGCGGACGCATCGTCACAGCCTTTTTACATAATTTCTTTGAACGCTATGTTGAATATGATTTCACCGCTCAAATGGAAACTCAGCTGGACGACATCGCCGATGGCAATCAAAAGTGGGATATCATCTTAAAAACGTTTTGGGAAAAATTACAAGAAAACGTCACGGCAACCAATGCATTGCGCATTACTGAAGTCATTGATGCGTTAAACCTTGATTTAGCAACCTATCTATTCCCAGCAGTTGATGGACAAGCTGATCCTAGAAAATGCCCAGAATGCAAAGATGGGATACTCAGTTTAAAACTGGGGAAATTTGGATCTTTCATCGGGTGTTCAAACTATCCAACATGCAATCACACACGTAAACTGTCTAGCAATGACACAGGAAGCACCGAAGAAGGTTCGGATAACGCGCCATCTAAATTAACAGAATCCTTTGAACCTAAGGAAATTGGACAGCATCCTGAAACGCACCTACCTGTTTTCTTAAAAAAAGGTCCCTATGGTTTTTATATCGAAATGGTGGATCCAGAAGCGCCCCCCATAGTCGTTGGAAAAAAGAAAACAAAGGCAAAACCCAAAAGGGCTTCTATTCCTAAAACTGTTGCGATTGATTCAGTCGATCTAAACATGGCCGTTGAGCTACTGTCGTTACCCAGAGAACTTGGAAACCATCCTGAAACTGGCTGGCCAATAACAGTCAACAAAGGTCGCTTTGGACCGTATATTCAATACAATGATGCATTTACATCCTTACCAGACTCTTTGTCTGTATATACAGTCACACTTAATGAAGCAGTAGACATTCTTGCAAAACCAAAAGAAAAGAAAACTAAGAAACCTGCTAAGTAA
- a CDS encoding MFS transporter, which yields MSVHSKLTPWLMWILAVFFYFYQSMIRVATSNLREPLTLEFNLTASEYGMFASYWLISYALLQIPIGIALDKWGVRKVFTVSAFLCGVGTLITAQTESYAWLCFARLLIGAGSATAFIGTFKISSEWFKPNMLPILVGVISGIGVLGASLAGAPMVILQESIGWRTIFYSLSVTAFALSLLYSFVLRDKKLSTSLSLREIKKQVLHLITEPQIWLLGTVGFLLYTPVSVLADLWGPSFMRAVYGYDSIKSASASSFIFYGNAVGSFIAGWMFLKFTTNKHFFACSMAVAGIMMFAIVWADLSNFWILCCALFALGCMVGAENLVFPLGARYAAEGFQGLSASVINFLVMVGAIVLQPGIGVIMDLLWDGTMDNGVPVYSIDQYRWGLSALIGSLILGLILSLGIKGKTKPSSPATN from the coding sequence ATGTCAGTACATTCAAAACTAACGCCATGGCTTATGTGGATTTTAGCCGTATTTTTTTACTTTTATCAATCTATGATTCGTGTCGCTACTAGCAATCTGCGAGAACCGTTAACGCTGGAATTCAACTTAACAGCCAGCGAATACGGAATGTTTGCATCGTATTGGTTAATTTCTTATGCACTGCTTCAAATCCCTATTGGCATTGCATTAGATAAATGGGGAGTCAGGAAAGTATTTACAGTCTCTGCATTTTTGTGTGGTGTGGGTACTTTAATCACGGCTCAAACCGAAAGCTATGCATGGCTTTGCTTTGCACGTTTATTAATTGGTGCGGGATCTGCCACAGCATTTATTGGCACATTCAAAATTTCTTCTGAATGGTTTAAACCCAACATGTTACCCATTTTAGTAGGCGTTATTTCAGGAATCGGAGTTTTAGGTGCAAGCCTAGCAGGCGCTCCCATGGTTATCTTACAAGAATCCATTGGATGGAGAACCATATTTTACAGCTTGTCTGTCACAGCCTTTGCTCTTTCTCTACTTTACAGCTTTGTATTACGCGATAAGAAACTATCAACATCTTTAAGTTTGCGTGAAATAAAAAAGCAAGTACTGCATCTAATTACTGAACCTCAAATATGGTTATTGGGAACTGTTGGCTTTTTATTATATACCCCCGTTTCTGTATTAGCCGACCTATGGGGACCAAGCTTTATGCGCGCAGTATACGGATATGACTCTATAAAGTCTGCCAGCGCATCCTCATTCATTTTTTATGGCAATGCTGTCGGCTCATTCATTGCCGGGTGGATGTTCTTAAAATTTACAACCAACAAACATTTTTTTGCGTGTTCTATGGCTGTCGCCGGAATTATGATGTTTGCTATTGTTTGGGCAGATTTATCTAATTTTTGGATTCTATGTTGTGCTTTGTTTGCCCTAGGCTGTATGGTTGGCGCAGAGAATCTCGTCTTTCCTTTAGGCGCACGCTATGCAGCAGAAGGCTTCCAAGGACTGTCTGCCAGTGTTATTAACTTTTTAGTGATGGTGGGCGCAATCGTCTTACAACCCGGAATTGGGGTCATTATGGATTTGCTCTGGGATGGAACCATGGATAACGGCGTGCCTGTATATTCAATCGATCAATATCGTTGGGGATTATCTGCATTAATTGGCTCGTTGATATTAGGGTTGATTTTATCGCTCGGAATCAAAGGTAAAACAAAACCGTCCTCACCTGCCACGAATTGA
- a CDS encoding prepilin peptidase produces the protein MFYPIQSIGYTWNTSKKIYGVFSGYSFISRLMIISGVAAFLIFSGLNYSIGFGVLCGLLFWISMIDMYDRIIPDILLIGILLNLWIIGACVYPTSIVLATGLILIKLGLEALYKKTLVGWGDVKLLTLCLAFSPLQSIPALLFISGSIGLIMALLIRSKEFPFAPAIILGFLGTYML, from the coding sequence ATGTTCTATCCTATACAAAGCATCGGATATACCTGGAACACCTCTAAAAAGATATATGGGGTGTTCTCGGGTTATTCATTCATATCTCGACTGATGATAATTAGCGGTGTTGCCGCCTTCCTTATATTTTCAGGTCTGAACTATTCTATTGGGTTTGGAGTTTTGTGTGGATTATTATTCTGGATTAGTATGATTGATATGTATGACCGCATCATTCCAGACATATTGCTGATTGGTATTCTACTGAACTTATGGATAATCGGCGCATGTGTTTATCCAACATCGATTGTTCTTGCAACAGGTCTGATCCTGATAAAATTAGGGTTAGAGGCCCTCTATAAAAAAACACTCGTCGGCTGGGGAGATGTAAAACTCCTAACGCTGTGCTTAGCTTTTTCTCCACTGCAATCCATTCCTGCTCTATTGTTTATCTCGGGAAGCATTGGGTTAATCATGGCACTATTAATACGATCAAAAGAATTCCCCTTTGCCCCAGCAATCATCCTTGGTTTCTTAGGCACTTATATGCTTTAG
- a CDS encoding PAS domain-containing protein, whose protein sequence is MNNTSIFVDAIPTPIFWVDRNKVYQGCNHVFSDLIGLNSPLEIVGLADKDLPYSSTDLSLRDEVFDAILADKIQAKILYDCIIGAQDKMIWVQKRFTPLKNHKGKIIGVLGAIVDISEKVNRRQDLEAHVARKQSLRSFLDELNAMPFLLTGYKDVIEKSVITLQKESQATLAIFIKANASTPQSFFQFSTETIDGAVFFKNRKALLKTRSQSGYLDSDVIKLFRGGDHSIDSIFFYRIELNDFIHYDDIILLINPNKDKLETAAIYLSLLHHLVHSYHVNMFLAAIKPAPSE, encoded by the coding sequence ATGAATAATACCTCAATATTTGTGGATGCTATACCAACCCCCATTTTTTGGGTGGATCGCAATAAAGTGTATCAAGGATGCAATCACGTATTTTCAGATTTAATTGGGTTAAATTCTCCACTAGAAATTGTTGGATTAGCTGATAAAGATCTTCCATACTCCTCTACAGATTTAAGTCTTCGAGACGAAGTGTTTGATGCAATACTAGCAGATAAAATTCAGGCCAAGATTTTATATGACTGTATCATTGGGGCTCAGGACAAAATGATCTGGGTACAAAAAAGATTTACACCACTAAAAAACCATAAAGGTAAAATAATCGGCGTCTTAGGCGCAATTGTAGATATTTCAGAAAAAGTAAATCGCCGACAAGATCTGGAAGCTCACGTTGCGCGCAAACAGTCACTGCGAAGCTTTTTAGATGAACTGAATGCAATGCCTTTTCTATTGACCGGGTATAAAGATGTAATCGAGAAGTCTGTTATAACGTTACAAAAAGAAAGTCAGGCAACCCTAGCTATTTTTATTAAGGCAAATGCATCAACGCCTCAAAGTTTTTTTCAATTTTCAACAGAAACGATTGATGGCGCAGTTTTTTTCAAAAATAGAAAAGCTCTCTTAAAAACAAGGAGTCAATCTGGATACCTAGATTCCGATGTCATTAAGTTGTTTAGGGGAGGAGATCACTCCATCGATTCTATTTTTTTCTATCGCATAGAGCTAAATGATTTTATACACTATGATGATATAATATTATTAATTAATCCCAATAAAGATAAATTAGAAACTGCGGCAATATACCTTTCCTTGCTACATCACCTTGTCCATAGTTATCACGTGAATATGTTTTTAGCGGCAATTAAGCCAGCGCCCAGCGAATAG
- a CDS encoding ATP-dependent Clp protease adaptor ClpS, with product MTHNNNIPSPKKYQVVLLNDNKTPTEFVVQVLQNTFQKTAHESAQIMMNIHLNGTGVVGAYTYEVAETRLNNVLKQARKYQHPLQGELEVIR from the coding sequence ATGACCCACAATAATAATATACCCTCACCGAAAAAATATCAGGTGGTATTACTGAATGATAATAAGACACCCACTGAATTTGTTGTGCAAGTGTTACAAAACACATTTCAAAAAACAGCCCATGAATCCGCACAAATTATGATGAATATCCATCTTAATGGCACCGGAGTTGTGGGAGCCTATACCTACGAAGTCGCAGAGACTCGGTTGAATAATGTTTTAAAACAAGCTCGTAAATATCAACACCCCTTACAGGGTGAACTAGAGGTGATTCGTTGA
- the rplT gene encoding 50S ribosomal protein L20 yields MSRVKRGVTAHARHKKILDLAKGSVGRAKCCYRTARQRVEKNMQYAYRDRRVRKRDFRALWIQRINAAVRMHGLTYSQFMHGLKLSGIDLDRKVLADLAVREAADIKTLVDTAQSALQKSA; encoded by the coding sequence ATGTCTCGAGTTAAACGTGGTGTGACCGCCCATGCGCGTCACAAAAAAATATTAGACCTTGCAAAAGGTTCAGTCGGTCGTGCAAAGTGCTGTTATAGAACAGCCCGTCAGCGCGTTGAAAAGAACATGCAATATGCGTATCGTGACCGCCGTGTGCGTAAACGCGATTTCCGCGCATTGTGGATTCAACGTATCAACGCAGCAGTTCGTATGCATGGATTGACGTATTCTCAATTTATGCACGGATTGAAACTGTCTGGTATCGATCTGGATCGCAAAGTATTAGCTGACTTAGCTGTTCGCGAAGCTGCTGATATTAAAACTCTGGTGGATACAGCGCAATCAGCGCTACAAAAATCAGCGTAA